Below is a genomic region from Xiphophorus hellerii strain 12219 chromosome 17, Xiphophorus_hellerii-4.1, whole genome shotgun sequence.
TAAAACACTGTGGAAGAAGATGTGCTGGAACAATGCATAAACCACCGCCTGGTTCTAGATCCACACCACAACATGCTGGAAACAACACACACTAGCTAACCGGGTACTGtgtgtgaaacagaaaaaccctGACTTAGGCTACATTTACACTATAGTATAGGTTCAGTAAGAGAGAACGGCCAAACAACAGTACTCAAAGACTTTCCAACAAGAGTCCCAGTTCCTCCATAACATCAGGAACTGGGACGTTCCTCTGACCCTCCTTGTCAGGGTAACAACTGACTTTTGTTACTTTGCACTCTGTCAGAATGGTCAAATATTTAGAGTAAAGCAAGAAGCAGAGGGTGATCCTGAACAAATAAGAGCAAAAATCATTCCATCTGCACAGTATCCAGATGGACtgtccaaacatgcaaaaaaacatgaagaaaatctAGAAAGTGAACAAGTGAGAACTAACGGAAGAGATCTGCTCCAATTCTAGAAAGTTCTTGTTGCATTTCTAACAGCGAACTCTCCTGAGCACAAAAAGGACACACCACTTACTTCCTTTGTTGAATTTGCTCTTTTCAGACTCACTTTATATATAagctgcttctgtttttaatctTGTGGAGTGGTTTTGTTGATGGCCGCTCTCTCAGCCTGGTTGGACCTGAAGTTTATCACACTGCACACTGCAGAATGTTTTTCTGGGCTAAGGCAGCTCTGATGCAGCCTACCTTCCCATTGTCCTGTCAGAGCCAGCGTCCTGTTGATGACGATATCAATCTCTGTAGCGCCGTCTCTCACCGCCATACAGACCTCCTGCAGTCGGGTCTCCAGGGGCGTCTGCCCCGTAGGAAAACCAGTGGCAACTAGGAAGGAGCggaaacacacacgcacacacacacttacatcCACGACCTTTAACCTGTACAGAGCAAGTGTAAAAAGATTCCAGGAGACTCACCTGAGGCAACAGGCAGGCTGGAGTTAGCTGCCTTTAGTGATCTGACAGCATCGGCCACCCGAGAGGgatacacacacactgctgctgtGGTTAACCCTGGATCACATCAAGAGACCCAGTTAGGCTGATAAACCGGGCTGTGGCTCCCTCTGCAGGCTGAACTGATACATGACCAGACCCGTCATCATCTACAGCCTACAGGTCTGCTGCTGTGTATCTTTTAAAAGTGGACTCAGCATTCTGAACAGCTGCTTCCTTTAGCAAGTAGTGTTTATGGCTGGACAGCTGACAGTCAGCAAACCTCCCTCTGAATGTGTGTAGGCtataacatatattttttattttttatgaaaatattcaaCCAAACTATATGTTTATATGTTAGATGAGATAGTTGAGTGTGAAAAAACTTAAGAGGTCTGCACAGAGTCCTGAGCTCAGCCTGAAAACACTTAGACAAACACAGACTTTATAGCAGGCCTTCTTGTCCTACATCAGCATCTGACCTCACAAATAAACAGTCAAAGAGTTCCCATGAAAACACACCCAACCCTGCTGGAAATCCTTTCCACTAGAGCTGCAACTGTTATACCAGCATAGGGGGCTGATGTCATATTAATCCCTACAGATTAAGGATGGGATGCCACTCAAGTTTCTATACATGTGAAGGCAGATGAGTGAATACTGTTGGTGATCTTGATGCGCTGAGCAAAGCAAACCTTTGTCATGCATTTCCATCCTCCTGAGCAGGTCGTATCTGACCGGCTGGATGGCTTTCACACACAGGCGATGAACGTTGGAAGGCGTGTCATCTCCAGCTAGCGTCGTCAAATCGATGAAGGAAGCCGCCTTCAACAGCCAGGCCGTCTGCATGGTGAACACGGGAACTGAAGAGCTTCTGAACACTTACAGCACAGCATGCATTATGGAAAAACTAACCTGCCACTGCTTCTTAGGGAGCTTCAGGCCTTGGATGTGCTGAGCCCTCTTCAGCACAGCCTGAGTGTTCACCCTCACTTTGGACAACCATTCTAGGTCTGCAGGCAAGAAAGAAAGATTACTACTGGcatcagtttgtttacattttactttaaaaactgttttattattattattttcaaatatccggttcagaaaataaatctaaatgtaCACTCTGCATGGTGAGAAAAAACGTTTAGAGCTGTCATCCTGCAGGTTACTGACCCGCTGTTACTCATTAAACTGGAATGCTCACACTTCTTCACTTAACTCTCACGTCgctaatttatttaacattctAATATTACACCACAGATTGAGAACCTCAGAATTAGGACCGAAAGCTCGGTTTATATGACAACTCTATACAGACACGTGTTTATGAGAAAGTCGTAGCCGGACTGGGAGTGTTTGACTTACCGAGGTCAGTTCCGGGGTTCCTGGCTGACATTTTTACCGACAGATGTGTGAGGGGACCCGGCAGCAGAGTCCTCACCTCCAGGCCCAGGCCAACCTGCTCTGCTGGGACACTTCCACCGGGCTGCTGGCAGGAAAACTTCTCCTTTCTCTGGACCAGCACGTGACCGATCACGTGTGAAGAATTGTCTCCACGAGAGGGCGATAGATGGCAATactacggagccctctaggggacatggggatttttttttcttttgcgttaccacgcaaaacttt
It encodes:
- the dera gene encoding deoxyribose-phosphate aldolase gives rise to the protein MSARNPGTDLDLEWLSKVRVNTQAVLKRAQHIQGLKLPKKQWQTAWLLKAASFIDLTTLAGDDTPSNVHRLCVKAIQPVRYDLLRRMEMHDKGLTTAAVCVYPSRVADAVRSLKAANSSLPVASVATGFPTGQTPLETRLQEVCMAVRDGATEIDIVINRTLALTGQWEAMYREIVQFREACGDAHMKTILATGDLGTFTNIYKASMVAMMAGSDFIKTSTGKEAVNATYPVAIVMVRAIRDYFLRTGHKVGFKPAGGIRTAQEALVWLTLIKEELGNDWLHPHLFRLGASSLLADIERQVYHHVTGQYAAYHELPMA